Part of the Photobacterium sp. DA100 genome is shown below.
CGGAAGAGACTCAATGACTCCAGGGTTTCGTTACCCAATGAAATCGTCAGCCTCAATACCCAGCTGGAACAGGCGTCGCTAACTGTCAGTGAAAGTACGGATAAGCTGCAATCATGGTTGGCTCTGGCCAATGTTGCGACTCTCCAGCAAGAAAAAGAGCAAAAACTGTTGGCGCAGCAGACGTTGGATGAACGCAGTGAATTGCTACAGCTAGAGCAGGACTTTCTGGCAAAGAAAATAGACTTGGCAACGCCCTTACAGGCCAAGCTGCAAAGACGTTTGACCGAGATAGAGCAGGGGTCGGCTAGGGCTCTGATAGCCAAAGCCGAGCAGCTCAATTCAGAGCTTCACAATTCCACGGGGGGGCCAGAGAAAAGCATCAAAACACTGCAGGAGCAAGCAGCTAAACAGTTGGAATTTGCGAAAGAGCTAGAGCGGGTTCTGCTCAGTGTGGATGAAGCGCGCATTGAGATTCACCGTATTCAAGCCGAAAGGCAAAGCCTCAACGATGAACAAGTACTCATCAAGAATAATTTGGACTGGCTGAGAGAAAGTACCGCATTCGGCGCTTCTATCAGGGCACAATTACAGCGCTTGCCAAGTCGCGTCTCCGTCAGTGCCATTCCTGATCAAATTGCCAATGCCCATATCCGAAAATATGAGATCAGCCAACTTCGCACCGATACCGCTTTTGGCGACCAAGCGGGTAGCCGTACAATGATTCAGGAGGCTGACTCTGAGGTTGCATTAAAGCTCAAAAAGCTACACCAAGAGCTTCTGGCTCGGCTTAAACAAGAGTATGACAAGCTGATCAATGAGCTTAGCCGCCTGCAGGCTGCCACTCTTCAATATAAAGACGAGGTGAATAATGCTCGGGTTTTTCTCCGCGAGCAGCAATTATGGATACGCAGCAACCTGCCGCTGTGGAAAAACCTGACACGGTTTGAAATGAATGTGTGGTTTGGTGCCCATACCCCCCTCAAAGTGTTGTTCGAAAGGACAACCCAGCAGCAGCAACTGGCGCTGGCGTTTTCCATTGCAGCCTACACGCTGTTGTTTACCCTCTTGCGGTCAAGACTAACCCGGCTCAGCGATCAGTACAGGATGGACTACAAAAGCCTCTTCGGCCATCCGCTGAGAGATAAATTTCGCTATACCTTGATTTTGTTTTTCTTAGCCGTGTTCCGGGCCGTCATTTGGCCGTTGTGGTACGGCTTGACTGCCCTTGGCATTTATTGGCTGTGGCCATTACCGACCTCGGGTGATCTCCCCTCACTGATCTCCGCCAGCGCATGTGGTTTATTTGTCTTGGAGCTGATCCACGGGTTGACTGCCAAGGACGGGGTATTGGATCTGCATCTCAATTGGCCTTCGGAAATTTGCCGCTACTTATGTCGCGAAAGCCGGCGGTTGCGCTGGCCGCTGATTGTTATTCTGCTTGCCTTGTATTGCACTGAGCTGGTATCTGGCGAGAAGGAAGCAGAGGCATCACGGGTACTGTTTTTGCTGCTGGTCGGTTGTATGGCCTATATCTATACTTTTTTATTCAAGCGCGAACGTTTACCTATGGTGTTGCCGTCCCCCCTGCATCAGGGGGTACCGCTGATGCTGATCCGCGGTTTAGTCATCGGCTCTTTTTTCGTCATAATATTGATGTCTGTTATGGGGCTCTACCTGGCTTCCTGGGTATTGCTCAACTACCAGCAGTTGACTCTGTTTTTGATGTTGGGGGGGTTGCTGGCCTATCAGATGGGAGAGCGATGGCTCAAGCTGGAACACCGCCAACTGCACTATCAGCGCTTGTTGGAAAGGCGAGAGGAGTTGCTGGCCCATCAGCAAGAGCAGGCAGGCGAGCCTCCGGAGCTGGCCGAGCTGCGGGAAGTGATGCCGGAAGTAGAAGAGAGTAGTTTGGATGCAGAGCAAGTTAGCGAGCAATCGCTCACCTTGCTAAGAGGGCTATCCCTGCTCGGCTTTGTTCTGGCTTTGCTGACCTTGTGGTCGAGTGCTCTCGAGATGACCAGTTGGCTCTCCCACAAGGTCGTCTGGCAGGTAAGTGAAGTGGGCGAGACCGGGGTGGTGATGGTGGATATCACGCTTCAGTCGCTGCTGTATGCGCTTATCTCGCTACTGGTTACGTTTATTGCGGTGAAGAATCTTCCCGGTATTTTGGAGCTGCTGGTACTGCGCAGGTTGGATCTATCCCCAGGTATGGGTTACGCCACAACGACCGTGATACGCTACTTGCTGATGCTAGTCGGGGTGTTCGCCGCTTGTTCGTTCATCGGTTTCCAATGGTCGAAGTTACAGTGGTTGGTCGCAGCGTTTGGGGTCGGCTTGGGATTTGGCCTGCAGGAGATTTTTGCCAACTTTATTTCTGGCCTGATCATCTTGTTCGAGCGGCCTATCCGTATCGGTGACATTGTCACCATCAATGAGTTGTCGGGAACGGTGAGTAAGATCAAGACCCGGGCGACCACGATCATAGACTGGGATAACAAGGAAATCGTTGTGCCTAACAAGGTTTTCATTACTGAAAAGCTGATCAACTGGTCACTGACCGATCCTATTACCCGTATCGTGATCCCGATTGGTGTTGCCTATGGCTCTGATATCGAGCGCGTCGAGCAGCTCCTTTATCAGGCGGCCACTAGCCATCCGCTGGTGCTCAAAGAGCCCCCGCCCTCGGTATATTTTCTTGCTTTCGGCGCCAGTAGTTTAGATTTCGAATTGCGGGTTTACATTACCGCAATAGAGCATCGCTTATCGACTATCCACCTGATCAACAAGAGCATTGACCGTTTGTTCAAAGAGAACGGTATTGAGATTGCCTTCCCGCAATTGGATATCCACGTCAGGGATGTGAATCAGGGGAAAGGTAAACCACGCGGCGATTAGGGCTTGGTGTCCTTAGCTGCAACAAGGGAGCCTACAGCTGCAGCATGATTGACAGCGGGCAATGGTCACTGAGCTGATATTGTTTCAGTTGTTGTTCGGTATAAAGATATTCAGAAAAGGGTACCTCGGTGGTGTTCTTTTTTTGTATTCGGCTACCGACAATAAAGTGATCGATAAACCCGGGGTATTGCCTCACCTCCCATTGCCGTTTGCGCTTGTTATAGACCTGCGAGCGGCATTGGCTTGTTATCCCATTGGTGGCCAGTGTCGGAGCCGATGACAGTTCAGCGGTGAGAGCGGTCCAGAATTTGTCCCCCTTATTCGCCAGTCGGCGGTTAAAGTCCCCCAAAATAATAAAGGACTGTTGCTGTTCTTGCCGTTTGGCTATCCAGTTTTTGAGTACCTCAAATTGCTTTTTTAAAACAGTACAGTTCTTGTTGCGGTGACGGTTACTGTAGCAACCGCTTTTGAGGTGGACAGCTAGTAGTCTTAGTTCGTTTTTACCGTCTGGGTAGAGTGAGATATCAATACCATAGCGTAGGTATTGGTTACCCCATATATCCAGTTGATGGAGATCGGGGTGGCGTCGGTAATCTATTCCTTTTCGAATGGCAAAACCGACAAACTGCGGCCAGGGCCCTTTGTTGCTCTGAGTTTTCCTGCTTGAGAATTCTATCCGATATTGGTTGAGTGGAATTACCTTGCCGATTGATTGAGGGTCAGCGACTTCCTGAAAGGCCAATATGTCGGGCGATATTTCATTGAGAACACTGGCCAATGCTCGGTAGTCACTCGCGACTCTCGATGGAACGTCCGCCCGCTGCTGTCCATTCGCTTTATCTGCTGTCAGCCAATTGAGGTTCCAGGTTGTGATGGTTACTGTACCGGTGCTGTTACTTGAGGCTGCAGCAAGTAACGGTGAAGATAATAGCAACCCAAGCGCGAGCAGTAGTTTTGAAGCGGTCATGGGAATAGTCGGCCATCGCTGTTGAAAACGGTACTGTTACAGCGGGTGAACAAAAAGGCGATGTGTAAGAATGACGGTGCGGGAAGACAAACAGTTTGAATGCAACAGCAGCATTGTTGCAGGCGCAAAATACACACTTCCCGAAGTTTCCATTTGTTTCTCGATCAGGCTACGACCCCAAATATTCGACCGACCACCGCTGTCAGCACCATGGCTAAAGCCCCCCAAAAAGTGACTCTAACTGCCCCAATCGTTATTGATGCTCCGCCTGCTCTTGCGGCGATGGCTCCGAGGGAAGCCAAAAAGACCAGAGAGAAGCCGGCAACCATAGTGATGAGCAGTGATAGCGGCACAATCCATGCGACCAGCAATGGAAGGGCGGCACCGATCGTAAAGGTAGTGGCAGAGAAGACGGCGGCTTGAACCGGGTTTGCTCCTTGGCTATCCGACAGTCCAATTTCATCTCGGGCGTGGGCCCCGAGTGCGTCATGGTCCATCAGTTTTTCGGCAACTTGACGGGCCAGTATCGGATCGAGCCCTCGTTGCTCGTAAATTTGGGCAAGCTCCACGACCTCCTCTTCGTAGTCTTCTTCGAGTGAGCGCTGTTCGAGTGCCAAATCGGCTTTTTCAATATCCAGCTGTGAGCTTACCGACACATATTCGCCAGCCGCCATGGACATCGCACCGGCAACTAAACCGGCAATACCTGCCAGAAGGATACTATCTTGAGTGGTATTGGCCGCGGCAACGCCAATAATCAGGCTGGCAGTTGATACGATGCCATCATTGGCCCCCATCACCGCTGCTCGTAGCCAGCCAGCACGGTGCGAACGGTGGTTTTCCTTGTGGCTCATATATTATCCCCCGTTAGGTCTCTCGCCCGGTTAAATTAAGCATAAATCAATAATCACAAATAAACGCAGTGTATTTGACAGAAGGCGAAAATATATTGCTGGCAGGCTCAGTTTGGTCAGTATGATGTGAGCGCCTGTGCTTCTGACGCCTGAGTTACAATCGGCTCAAGCTAGGGGCGTTAATAATGCCATCGCCTTACGCTTAATCGTGATTTTACCCTGTGAAAGAGGGCAGTATTTTTAGGTGGTGATAAATACACATTCCATTCAACACAAATAAAAAATATGCGATTGTGAATGTAATCCGGTAACGACTGTTGTTATCGGCCATTTTACCAAAGTCGTAGTCTGTTGTTTTACTAAGGTATTGATATTAATTCAATTGGTCCTTGAGGAGATATTTTTAATTATTGAAATTGTTACGTTAGTAGAATTAAATTATTTGCCATCACCTTAGAATATGAGTAGGGACAGGTAGGAAGGTGAATTATGAAAAGCCAGAGCGTTAAATATTCTGATAGAGAGTTTGAATATTATTTTTCAAATTGTCAGCAAGAGGTCAGTCAGCAGGCAAGTTCCCTCCCTCCCGTTGTTTTTATTCACGGTATCCTTAGCAGTGGCCAGCTATTTACCCATCACATGATGCCTTATTTTAACTCGCTGGGTTTGACTACTTATTCCCTGACTCTTCGTGGCCATGGTTCACATTCCGCAAAGCCATCATCCCGGCCTTTTGATGAGCATATTGATGATGTGGCGGCTTTTATTGAGTTTGTATACCAACAGGAGAAAAAGCCCGTGGTGGTGGCCGGGTACTCTCTCGGAGGTTTGATTACCCAGCATGTCTGCCTGCGTGAAGAGATAAAGCCGAAATTAGCGGGTATGGTATTGATGGCATCGGTTCCCCCGCAAGGCTTTAGTCAGTTGAATCAAGCAATGTGGCTTGATAACCCTGTTTTATCTTTGGTCTTAGGACAGTTAATGGTTATGCCGAATATGGCGTTGCTTAACCCCTATTATCGCAACGTCTTGATAGATGCATTGTTTGCCTGCAAACCCAATGAGCAGCAGCTGGGGATGCTGCTTTCAGAGCTCAAGGCTGAAGATCTGCGGTTGTTCTTAGAGCCTCATCCTATTGATGACAGGTTATCATTGAGTGTTCCTGTCACTGTCGTCGGGGCTCAGGAAGATAAACTGGTACCTGCATCTCAAGTGGAGGCCACGGCGGTATTTTACGGGGTAGAGCCTGTGTTCTTCAGCCCGATGGGGCATGCAATGCCAGTGGAAAAAGAAGTGGCAAAACTAGCCGCTTACCTTGCCGGGTGGTGCAGCAGCTTGTGATGCCGTTAAGGCTATCGCCTTGGTGAAATTCACTTCACGGCCTCTTCTCTTAGGCTAGTAACATCCTGATTTACATTAATGTGAGCTCGGTGTTGTCGATTTTTTGATCTAAAACAACCAATCCCTCCAATACCTCTTTGTGGGTATCCAACCTATCCATATTAGGCATAAATTAATCAATAACCACTAAATTATTAAGTGTATTTTTTTTGCACTTTTTGATTTGGGAAGGATTCGGTGGTGTGCCTTAAAGGGGGGCTTTGTTGTGAGTGAGTTCCATGTCTGCAGCTTGATTGTTTACGTCGTGGCTGAGCAGCTTGAATCAATAAAAAAGACCATAGAGAGCTTACCGGTGGCAGAGGTGCCGATTTTGGGTGAATCAGGGAAATTGGTTGTCGTGCTTGAGGGCGAGCAAAAAAACGACATTGTTGGTCATTTTGACTATATCAAGCAGTTGCCCGGGGTACTCGATACCACACTGGTTTACCACCAAATGGAAGAACAATCTGAGCTAAAGGAAGCGTAACATGACAGTTACTAGACGTAGTTTCTTAAAGGCCAATGCAGCTATTGCTGCCGCCAGTGCAGCAGGGTTAACCATACCAGTCTCGGTGGCCAATGCCGCGGATGGCGATCAGGAAGTGAAGTGGGACAAAGCCCCATGCCGCTTCTGTGGTACGGGCTGTAGTGTGCTGGTGGGTACCAAGAATGGTCGAGTGGTGGCATCACAGGGAGACCCGGATGCACCGGTAAACAGGGGCCTTAACTGTATCAAAGGCTACTTCTTGCCTAAGATCATGTATGGGGAAGATCGCCTGACCCAACCGTTATTGCGAAAGAGAGACGGCCAGTATCACAAGGAAGGTGAGTTCACCCCGGTCAGCTGGGATGAAGCCTTCGATGTGATGGCTGACAAGTTCAAGCAGGCACTGAAAGACAAAGGTCCTTCTGCCGTTGGTATGTTCGGCTCTGGCCAGTGGACAGTCTGGGAAGGCTATGCCGCGGCGAAATTGTACAAGGCGGGTTTCCGCTCCAACAATATTGACCCGAACGCCCGCCACTGTATGGCGTCAGCGGTCGTTGGGTTTGGCCGTACCTTCGGTATGGACGAGCCTATGGGTAGCTATGACGATCTCGAACATGCCGATGCCTTCGTGCTTTGGGGATCTAACATGGCTGAGATGCACCCAATTCTCTGGACCCGCCTGACCGACCGCCGTCTGTCATCTGACAAGGTGAAAGTTGCAGTACTGTCGACCTTTACCCACCGCAGCTATGAGTTGGCTGACAACCCAATCATTTTCAAGCCGCAGACCGATCTGGCTATCCTCAACTTTGTTGCCCATTACATAATCGCCAATGACAAGGTCAACACGGACTTCATGGACAAGCATGTCAACATCCGCAAGGGTGTGACGGATATCGGTTATGGTTTGCGCCCAACCCATCCATTGGAAAAAGCAGCCAAGAACCCGGGTAGCGGTGATTCGACGCCGATGAGTTTCGACGATTACGCCAAGTTTGTCTCGACCTATACCGCGGAATACACCTCGGAGCTGACAGGGGTACCGGTCGACCAGCTTAACGCGTTGGCCGAAATGTACGCCAACCCGGAAACCAAGGTGGTGTCCTACTGGACCATGGGCTTCAACCAGCACACCCGCGGTGTATGGGCCAATAACCTGATTTATAACATCCATTTGCTGACCGGTAAGATCTCCAAGCCGGGCTGTGGCCCATTCTCGCTGACTGGCCAGCCATCAGCCTGCGGTACGGCGCGTGAGGTCGGCACCTTTGCCCACCGCTTGCCAGCCGACATGGTGGTGATGAATCCGAAGCACCGTGAAATGTGTGAAACCCACTGGAATATCCCAGAAGGCACGATCCCACCGAAGCCGGGTTACCACGCGATTTTGCAAGACCGGATGCTCAAAGATCGCCAGCTCAATGCCTACTGGGTGATGTGTAACAACAACATGCAGGCCGGGCCGAATATCAACGAGGAGCGCCTGCCTGGCTACCGTGATCCCGCTAACTTCATCGTGACTTCTGATCCTTACCCAACCGTTACGGCCATGGCATCGGACTTGATCTTGCCAACCGCAATGTGGGTGGAAAAAGAAGGGGCATACGGTAACGCCGAACGCCGCACCCAGTTCTGGCACCAGCAGATCAGTGCGCCGGGCGAGGCGAAGTCGGACTTGTGGCAGCTGATGGAATTTTCTAAGCGCTTCAAAGTTGAGGAAGTGTGGCCGCAGGAATTGATAGCCAAGAAACCTGAGCTCAAAGGCAAAACGCTGTTTGAGGTGCTGTTCAAAAACGGCAAGGCCGATAAATACAGCTTGGATGAAATCGCCGCCGACCAGCTCAACGACGAATCCCGTCACTTTGGCTTCTATGTTCAGAAAGGTTTGTTCGAAGAGTACGCCTATTTCGGTCGCGGTCATGCCCACGATTTGGCACCGTTTGATATGTACCACCAGTCCCGTGGTTTGCGTTGGCCTGTGGTTGATGGCAAGGAAACGGTATGGCGTTACTCCGAAGGCTATGACCCGTATGTGAAGAAAGGCGAAGAGTTCGCTTTCTACGGCAAGCCGGACAAAAAAGCGGTGATTTTCGCGCTGCCGTACGAGCCGCCAGCGGAATCACCGGATAACGAGTATGACCTGTGGCTGTCGACTGGACGGGTACTGGAGCACTGGCATACCGGTTCGATGACCCGCCGTGTGCCGGAGCTATACCGCTCCTTCCCGGATGCGGTGCTCTACATGCACCCGCTCG
Proteins encoded:
- a CDS encoding mechanosensitive ion channel domain-containing protein is translated as MVRKLICCLGLSLLLTLGVGAQTLPDIDFVNSEIERLNNENPKDENLLRQYQSLAQSLSDQNGLEQEQAKLRAVVTQFPQQRRLLRQKINEAEQLPVFQTEQLETYEDLSQALARLRASLSEWQTASKDNAEQRKRLNDSRVSLPNEIVSLNTQLEQASLTVSESTDKLQSWLALANVATLQQEKEQKLLAQQTLDERSELLQLEQDFLAKKIDLATPLQAKLQRRLTEIEQGSARALIAKAEQLNSELHNSTGGPEKSIKTLQEQAAKQLEFAKELERVLLSVDEARIEIHRIQAERQSLNDEQVLIKNNLDWLRESTAFGASIRAQLQRLPSRVSVSAIPDQIANAHIRKYEISQLRTDTAFGDQAGSRTMIQEADSEVALKLKKLHQELLARLKQEYDKLINELSRLQAATLQYKDEVNNARVFLREQQLWIRSNLPLWKNLTRFEMNVWFGAHTPLKVLFERTTQQQQLALAFSIAAYTLLFTLLRSRLTRLSDQYRMDYKSLFGHPLRDKFRYTLILFFLAVFRAVIWPLWYGLTALGIYWLWPLPTSGDLPSLISASACGLFVLELIHGLTAKDGVLDLHLNWPSEICRYLCRESRRLRWPLIVILLALYCTELVSGEKEAEASRVLFLLLVGCMAYIYTFLFKRERLPMVLPSPLHQGVPLMLIRGLVIGSFFVIILMSVMGLYLASWVLLNYQQLTLFLMLGGLLAYQMGERWLKLEHRQLHYQRLLERREELLAHQQEQAGEPPELAELREVMPEVEESSLDAEQVSEQSLTLLRGLSLLGFVLALLTLWSSALEMTSWLSHKVVWQVSEVGETGVVMVDITLQSLLYALISLLVTFIAVKNLPGILELLVLRRLDLSPGMGYATTTVIRYLLMLVGVFAACSFIGFQWSKLQWLVAAFGVGLGFGLQEIFANFISGLIILFERPIRIGDIVTINELSGTVSKIKTRATTIIDWDNKEIVVPNKVFITEKLINWSLTDPITRIVIPIGVAYGSDIERVEQLLYQAATSHPLVLKEPPPSVYFLAFGASSLDFELRVYITAIEHRLSTIHLINKSIDRLFKENGIEIAFPQLDIHVRDVNQGKGKPRGD
- a CDS encoding endonuclease/exonuclease/phosphatase family protein, with the translated sequence MTASKLLLALGLLLSSPLLAAASSNSTGTVTITTWNLNWLTADKANGQQRADVPSRVASDYRALASVLNEISPDILAFQEVADPQSIGKVIPLNQYRIEFSSRKTQSNKGPWPQFVGFAIRKGIDYRRHPDLHQLDIWGNQYLRYGIDISLYPDGKNELRLLAVHLKSGCYSNRHRNKNCTVLKKQFEVLKNWIAKRQEQQQSFIILGDFNRRLANKGDKFWTALTAELSSAPTLATNGITSQCRSQVYNKRKRQWEVRQYPGFIDHFIVGSRIQKKNTTEVPFSEYLYTEQQLKQYQLSDHCPLSIMLQL
- a CDS encoding VIT family protein, yielding MSHKENHRSHRAGWLRAAVMGANDGIVSTASLIIGVAAANTTQDSILLAGIAGLVAGAMSMAAGEYVSVSSQLDIEKADLALEQRSLEEDYEEEVVELAQIYEQRGLDPILARQVAEKLMDHDALGAHARDEIGLSDSQGANPVQAAVFSATTFTIGAALPLLVAWIVPLSLLITMVAGFSLVFLASLGAIAARAGGASITIGAVRVTFWGALAMVLTAVVGRIFGVVA
- a CDS encoding alpha/beta hydrolase, yielding MKSQSVKYSDREFEYYFSNCQQEVSQQASSLPPVVFIHGILSSGQLFTHHMMPYFNSLGLTTYSLTLRGHGSHSAKPSSRPFDEHIDDVAAFIEFVYQQEKKPVVVAGYSLGGLITQHVCLREEIKPKLAGMVLMASVPPQGFSQLNQAMWLDNPVLSLVLGQLMVMPNMALLNPYYRNVLIDALFACKPNEQQLGMLLSELKAEDLRLFLEPHPIDDRLSLSVPVTVVGAQEDKLVPASQVEATAVFYGVEPVFFSPMGHAMPVEKEVAKLAAYLAGWCSSL
- a CDS encoding chaperone NapD, coding for MSEFHVCSLIVYVVAEQLESIKKTIESLPVAEVPILGESGKLVVVLEGEQKNDIVGHFDYIKQLPGVLDTTLVYHQMEEQSELKEA
- the napA gene encoding nitrate reductase catalytic subunit NapA, whose product is MTVTRRSFLKANAAIAAASAAGLTIPVSVANAADGDQEVKWDKAPCRFCGTGCSVLVGTKNGRVVASQGDPDAPVNRGLNCIKGYFLPKIMYGEDRLTQPLLRKRDGQYHKEGEFTPVSWDEAFDVMADKFKQALKDKGPSAVGMFGSGQWTVWEGYAAAKLYKAGFRSNNIDPNARHCMASAVVGFGRTFGMDEPMGSYDDLEHADAFVLWGSNMAEMHPILWTRLTDRRLSSDKVKVAVLSTFTHRSYELADNPIIFKPQTDLAILNFVAHYIIANDKVNTDFMDKHVNIRKGVTDIGYGLRPTHPLEKAAKNPGSGDSTPMSFDDYAKFVSTYTAEYTSELTGVPVDQLNALAEMYANPETKVVSYWTMGFNQHTRGVWANNLIYNIHLLTGKISKPGCGPFSLTGQPSACGTAREVGTFAHRLPADMVVMNPKHREMCETHWNIPEGTIPPKPGYHAILQDRMLKDRQLNAYWVMCNNNMQAGPNINEERLPGYRDPANFIVTSDPYPTVTAMASDLILPTAMWVEKEGAYGNAERRTQFWHQQISAPGEAKSDLWQLMEFSKRFKVEEVWPQELIAKKPELKGKTLFEVLFKNGKADKYSLDEIAADQLNDESRHFGFYVQKGLFEEYAYFGRGHAHDLAPFDMYHQSRGLRWPVVDGKETVWRYSEGYDPYVKKGEEFAFYGKPDKKAVIFALPYEPPAESPDNEYDLWLSTGRVLEHWHTGSMTRRVPELYRSFPDAVLYMHPLDAKERGLRRGDAVKIVSRRGEVLTHVETRGRNRVPQGLVYMPFFDAGQLTNKLTLDATDPISKETDFKKCAVKVVKA